A window from Saprospiraceae bacterium encodes these proteins:
- a CDS encoding c-type cytochrome — translation MKKLFITIILYITTLAGAVSIYAQDAAPAEDAGAQAAPNVFNLAYNNIFLVLAVLVLIGVILAGLSLIWALIEIQKMKLLEKYGPEGLEKANLTASGSIWSTISEKAWNLVPKDKEQDIDLGHEYDGIRELDNSLPPWWLWLFYGTIIWAAVYLWYYHVSDKGPSQEQEYIAAMEMGEAEKAKFLATQANAVDEKTVTLLTDAAAIAEGKELFAANTCKTCHGENLEGNAIGPNLTDKYWLHGGSINDLFKTINYGVPEKGMVSWQAQIKPGSMQKIASYILSLQGSNPANPKAPQGDLYEPGATGGGAATDTVSVGQASPAKSDTTAVAQPAK, via the coding sequence ATGAAGAAGCTTTTTATAACCATCATACTATATATCACAACTTTAGCAGGAGCTGTAAGTATCTATGCACAGGATGCTGCGCCAGCTGAAGATGCCGGAGCTCAAGCTGCTCCAAATGTATTTAATCTCGCATACAATAACATATTTTTGGTACTTGCAGTGCTTGTATTGATAGGTGTTATATTGGCAGGTCTAAGCCTTATATGGGCACTGATAGAAATTCAAAAGATGAAACTTCTGGAAAAATATGGTCCTGAAGGTTTGGAAAAAGCAAACCTGACAGCATCAGGGTCTATCTGGAGCACCATATCAGAAAAAGCCTGGAATCTGGTACCAAAAGACAAAGAGCAGGATATAGATCTGGGTCATGAGTATGACGGTATTCGCGAACTGGACAATTCGCTGCCACCTTGGTGGTTATGGTTGTTTTATGGTACGATTATCTGGGCTGCAGTATATCTATGGTACTATCATGTATCTGATAAAGGTCCAAGCCAGGAGCAGGAATATATAGCAGCTATGGAAATGGGTGAAGCTGAAAAAGCCAAATTTCTTGCAACTCAAGCTAATGCTGTTGATGAAAAGACTGTAACTTTGCTTACAGATGCAGCAGCTATAGCAGAAGGGAAAGAACTCTTTGCAGCCAATACTTGTAAAACGTGCCACGGGGAAAATTTGGAAGGTAATGCCATTGGTCCGAACTTGACTGATAAATACTGGCTTCATGGCGGCAGCATCAATGATTTATTTAAGACCATTAATTATGGTGTGCCAGAAAAAGGTATGGTTTCCTGGCAAGCACAAATAAAGCCAGGCTCTATGCAAAAAATAGCTAGTTATATTTTGTCATTGCAAGGAAGTAATCCGGCCAATCCGAAAGCTCCTCAGGGCGACTTGTATGAGCCCGGTGCTACAGGTGGTGGCGCAGCAACGGATACTGTTTCCGTGGGTCAGGCAAGTCCTGCAAAATCAGATACAACAGCTGTGGCTCAACCAGCCAAATAG
- a CDS encoding putative toxin-antitoxin system toxin component, PIN family, translating to MVVVLDTNVMLVCPSPKSSLHPLFLMLKSGNISLCLSNEILLEYEEVFTKKMGVFIADKYLKFILELPSLIYVRPYYSWNLIVQDPDDNKFVDCAVAGNADYIITEDKHFDELKHIDFPNVSYISSGEFLKRFNK from the coding sequence ATGGTGGTTGTTTTAGACACAAATGTGATGTTAGTATGTCCTTCTCCTAAATCATCTTTACATCCTTTATTTTTGATGTTGAAATCAGGAAATATTTCTTTGTGCTTATCAAATGAAATTTTATTGGAATATGAAGAAGTTTTTACAAAAAAAATGGGGGTTTTTATAGCAGATAAATATTTAAAATTTATTTTAGAACTACCATCTTTAATTTATGTAAGGCCATATTATTCATGGAATTTGATTGTTCAAGATCCTGATGACAATAAGTTTGTCGATTGTGCTGTCGCAGGAAATGCTGATTATATTATAACTGAAGATAAACATTTTGACGAGTTAAAGCATATTGATTTTCCAAATGTTTCTTACATCTCTTCCGGAGAGTTTTTAAAACGGTTCAATAAATAG
- a CDS encoding FixH family protein, with protein MKFNWGTGLVIFFILFVGTLAFVLYQSSQVHDSLVVKNYYDEDINYQQHYNKKQNTADLAIKVKSEYKKENKEVVLTFPTDSSSVTSGKILLYNPYSEYSDVKYDFDLGKGATYTFPVDKVKPGRWKIKINWQQGDKEYYQEEEIVL; from the coding sequence ATGAAATTCAATTGGGGAACAGGACTGGTGATATTTTTTATACTCTTTGTCGGGACATTGGCATTTGTATTGTACCAATCAAGTCAGGTACATGATAGCCTTGTTGTAAAAAACTATTATGACGAAGACATCAATTATCAGCAACATTATAATAAAAAGCAAAATACTGCTGATCTGGCCATAAAGGTAAAGTCAGAATATAAAAAAGAGAATAAAGAAGTTGTCTTGACTTTTCCTACAGACTCATCATCAGTTACATCAGGAAAGATTTTGCTTTACAATCCGTATTCAGAATATTCAGATGTCAAGTACGATTTTGATTTGGGTAAAGGAGCTACTTACACATTTCCTGTAGATAAAGTAAAGCCAGGGAGATGGAAGATCAAGATCAACTGGCAACAGGGAGATAAAGAGTATTATCAGGAAGAGGAGATTGTATTGTAA
- the hemC gene encoding hydroxymethylbilane synthase produces the protein MDKITIVCRASKLSLIQAELVRSKIIKLKPETDVVIRGMTSKGDRLVDLPLSSLNGMDFFTADIFQELREGKADIAVHSLKDMSSEHFFSHDAFALIERNDHRDVAIFNENIIQKLINKQNVIIGTSSPRREEMVVKFLKKALPQLHDKIEIETKSIRGNVDTRLQKLDNGDYDGIILATAGLNRLLTYGDKKGELRQLLDTKKIMILPLIECTPAPCQGMIVAEGKPDNAAICTLLKKISDDLLMQTAVAEKSKARTFGSGCSQKFGVTTISTRYGEHIYAAGIDGAGNTISEWTNLPQSMSGLTHIFATNEVMKDFFDYQWSDKKHEIATNHVFVANPKIAQNRDILQSIKYKNFWAAGSKTWYDLAKAGIWVSGSTDGMGFEYLESIVKMPLIQSKLNDITILSHHTGAQRWKLKGIKAVGYYNLIAKNNQGIIKAIQEADMVFWSSFSQFKTYNSFTKTSVIHSCAGGETATLMIESGIKPIIFPTIKSFEQWRTNIQ, from the coding sequence GTGGATAAGATTACTATTGTGTGCAGGGCGAGTAAGCTGAGTCTGATACAGGCTGAGTTGGTCAGGTCAAAAATAATAAAACTTAAACCTGAAACTGATGTAGTCATTCGTGGTATGACCAGCAAAGGGGACCGATTGGTCGATCTGCCATTATCTTCCTTGAACGGAATGGACTTTTTTACCGCGGACATATTCCAGGAGCTCCGGGAAGGCAAAGCTGACATTGCAGTTCACTCGCTAAAAGATATGAGTTCGGAGCATTTTTTTAGTCATGATGCTTTTGCACTCATCGAAAGGAATGACCATCGGGACGTGGCAATATTTAATGAAAATATCATCCAAAAATTAATAAACAAACAAAACGTCATCATAGGAACTTCTTCGCCAAGACGTGAAGAAATGGTGGTTAAGTTTCTGAAAAAGGCTTTGCCTCAGTTGCATGACAAAATAGAAATAGAAACAAAATCTATACGTGGCAATGTAGATACCAGGCTCCAAAAACTGGATAATGGGGATTACGATGGCATCATACTGGCTACAGCCGGGCTGAACAGATTGTTGACTTATGGTGATAAAAAAGGGGAATTAAGGCAATTGCTGGATACTAAAAAAATCATGATCCTGCCACTAATAGAATGTACACCTGCTCCATGTCAGGGTATGATAGTAGCAGAAGGAAAGCCGGATAATGCCGCTATTTGTACCTTACTTAAAAAAATATCTGATGACCTTTTGATGCAAACGGCTGTTGCCGAAAAATCTAAAGCCAGAACATTTGGATCAGGATGTAGTCAGAAATTCGGGGTGACCACCATTTCTACACGTTATGGAGAGCACATCTATGCAGCCGGTATTGATGGTGCTGGAAATACCATCAGTGAATGGACCAATCTGCCGCAATCTATGTCTGGATTAACTCATATATTTGCCACCAATGAAGTCATGAAAGATTTTTTTGACTATCAATGGTCGGACAAAAAACATGAAATCGCAACCAATCATGTTTTTGTGGCTAATCCCAAAATCGCGCAAAACAGAGATATTCTGCAATCCATAAAATATAAAAATTTCTGGGCTGCAGGTAGCAAAACGTGGTACGATCTGGCCAAAGCAGGCATTTGGGTATCAGGTTCAACAGATGGAATGGGTTTTGAATATCTGGAGTCAATCGTTAAGATGCCTCTTATTCAAAGCAAGCTGAATGACATTACCATATTGTCACATCATACCGGCGCACAAAGGTGGAAACTAAAAGGTATAAAAGCTGTTGGTTACTATAATTTGATTGCGAAAAATAACCAAGGTATCATTAAGGCTATCCAAGAAGCAGATATGGTATTCTGGAGTAGTTTCTCACAATTTAAAACATACAATTCTTTTACTAAAACATCCGTCATACATAGCTGTGCAGGTGGAGAAACAGCTACATTGATGATTGAATCAGGCATAAAACCCATCATATTTCCTACCATAAAATCATTTGAACAATGGAGAACAAATATCCAATGA
- the hemA gene encoding 5-aminolevulinate synthase: MFDIHRHISQHLTALKINGNYRHFLHQVKDDAGNPFIKYNKDGTWVKAVNYCSNDYLGMSTHREVIQAFVQSGSKYGVSSGGTRNISGTTNAHISLEKTLSQWHGKEAALLFGSAYMANLATLQTLGRRIPELIFFSDEKNHASLIEGIRSAGNKKFVFRHNDIGDLEYQISKADPYAPKIVVFESIYSMNGHVAPVAEIIELAQKYKAMTYVDEVHAVGMYGVKNAGYSFKDLAAIKPDIINGTLSKAIGTFGGYIASSAEVVDFVRSFGSGFIFTTSLPPAVCNAAEASIELIKKDKERVHKMKTMVHLFRNLLTEEGIPFTFNQSHITPIKVGNPEKCKSIADQLLRDFAIYIQPINYPTVPLGEECLRVIITSAHNEDQIYHLVQSLKKCIGG; this comes from the coding sequence ATGTTTGATATACACCGGCACATTTCTCAGCACCTGACCGCACTCAAGATTAATGGCAATTACAGGCACTTTTTGCATCAGGTAAAAGACGATGCAGGTAATCCCTTTATAAAATATAATAAAGACGGCACCTGGGTCAAAGCTGTAAATTACTGCAGCAATGATTATCTTGGTATGAGTACCCATCGGGAGGTCATTCAGGCTTTTGTTCAGTCAGGTTCAAAATATGGAGTGAGCAGCGGTGGCACTCGTAATATCTCTGGTACTACGAATGCTCATATTTCATTGGAAAAAACACTGAGCCAGTGGCACGGAAAAGAAGCAGCTTTACTTTTTGGCAGTGCCTATATGGCCAATCTCGCTACTTTGCAAACATTGGGGAGAAGGATACCTGAACTCATCTTTTTCTCTGATGAAAAGAACCATGCATCACTAATCGAAGGAATACGGTCAGCCGGAAATAAAAAATTTGTCTTCAGGCACAATGATATCGGTGATCTGGAATATCAAATATCAAAAGCTGACCCCTATGCGCCAAAAATTGTAGTTTTTGAATCCATTTACAGTATGAATGGTCATGTTGCTCCAGTGGCCGAAATTATAGAATTAGCTCAAAAATACAAGGCCATGACTTATGTTGATGAAGTCCATGCCGTGGGGATGTATGGAGTTAAAAATGCGGGATATAGTTTTAAAGACCTGGCTGCAATAAAGCCTGATATCATCAATGGCACATTGTCCAAAGCCATCGGAACTTTTGGGGGATACATAGCATCTTCTGCTGAAGTGGTGGATTTTGTACGCAGTTTTGGCAGTGGGTTTATCTTCACTACCTCACTGCCTCCGGCAGTTTGCAATGCAGCAGAAGCTAGTATTGAATTAATAAAAAAAGATAAAGAACGTGTGCATAAAATGAAGACTATGGTACATTTATTCAGGAATTTGTTGACTGAAGAAGGCATACCATTCACTTTTAACCAATCACATATAACACCCATTAAAGTAGGTAATCCTGAAAAGTGTAAGTCTATTGCTGATCAATTGCTTCGTGATTTCGCTATTTACATTCAACCTATTAATTATCCGACAGTTCCGCTGGGTGAAGAATGCTTAAGAGTCATCATCACATCTGCACATAATGAAGATCAGATTTATCATCTTGTGCAAAGTTTAAAAAAGTGTATTGGTGGATAA
- the ccoG gene encoding cytochrome c oxidase accessory protein CcoG, with the protein MSSDIHNPADEQFRDKISTVDKSGKRIWIYPKKPSGKFTNYRIWLSYLFLIILFGLPFIKVNGEPFVLFNILERNFILFGIHFGPQDFYLFAIAMLILLVFIILFTVIFGRLFCGWICPQTVFMELVYRRIEYAIDGDYNAQKKLDAAPWTADKIIKRVSKQAIFFGIAVLISNTFLAYIIGLDDVVKIIQEPVAEHMGGFIAMIIFSFAFYIVFARLREQVCTTICPYGRLQGVMLDNKSLVVAYDFVRGEPRGKIQKNKTISQPAAIATVDATEDYIASVQNKLGDCIDCKLCIHVCPTGIDIRNGTQLECVNCTACMDACDEVMEKIDRPKGLIRIDSIEGITKKENKLINPRSIAYTGVLLGLIILEVVLFSLRSDVEVLLLRTGGLLSQENADGTISNLYNYQMINKTNDTYKMEFRMLEPSSGTFEIVGGKSPSVEKNNKAEGALFIKIPKGQLEGGKNKIVVGVYSEGKLVTKVKTTFFGPIK; encoded by the coding sequence ATGTCTTCAGATATACATAATCCGGCGGATGAGCAGTTCAGAGATAAAATCTCTACTGTAGACAAAAGTGGAAAAAGGATTTGGATATATCCAAAGAAGCCATCGGGCAAATTTACGAATTACAGAATTTGGTTATCGTATTTGTTTCTGATCATCTTGTTTGGACTGCCTTTTATTAAGGTTAATGGCGAACCATTTGTCTTATTCAATATCCTCGAGCGCAATTTTATCTTGTTTGGAATCCATTTCGGACCACAGGATTTTTATCTCTTTGCTATAGCAATGCTCATTCTTCTGGTCTTCATCATTTTATTTACGGTTATTTTCGGAAGATTGTTTTGTGGGTGGATTTGCCCGCAAACTGTATTTATGGAGTTAGTTTACAGAAGGATAGAGTATGCCATAGATGGAGACTACAACGCACAGAAAAAACTGGATGCCGCACCATGGACAGCGGACAAAATCATCAAAAGGGTAAGTAAACAAGCGATATTTTTTGGTATTGCTGTACTCATTTCCAATACATTTTTGGCTTATATTATAGGACTTGATGATGTGGTAAAAATCATACAGGAGCCTGTTGCTGAGCATATGGGTGGATTTATTGCCATGATTATTTTTTCATTTGCTTTTTATATTGTTTTTGCCAGATTGAGGGAGCAGGTATGTACTACAATTTGCCCATACGGAAGACTACAGGGAGTGATGCTGGATAATAAATCACTGGTAGTAGCGTATGATTTTGTAAGGGGTGAGCCAAGGGGTAAAATTCAAAAAAATAAAACCATCTCCCAACCCGCTGCTATTGCTACTGTCGATGCTACCGAAGATTATATAGCCTCAGTGCAGAATAAACTTGGAGATTGTATAGACTGCAAGCTTTGTATTCATGTCTGTCCTACAGGTATAGATATCAGAAATGGCACACAACTCGAGTGTGTCAACTGTACAGCGTGTATGGATGCGTGTGATGAAGTGATGGAAAAAATTGATCGGCCTAAAGGTTTGATTCGTATAGATAGTATAGAAGGGATCACAAAAAAGGAGAATAAACTGATTAACCCAAGAAGTATTGCCTATACCGGGGTATTGTTGGGATTGATCATTCTGGAAGTGGTTTTATTTAGTCTGAGATCCGATGTCGAGGTATTATTGCTTAGAACCGGTGGTTTATTGTCTCAGGAAAATGCTGATGGCACCATAAGCAATCTGTACAACTATCAGATGATCAATAAAACCAATGATACTTATAAGATGGAATTCAGAATGCTGGAACCATCATCCGGAACATTTGAAATAGTAGGCGGTAAGAGTCCATCAGTAGAAAAAAATAACAAAGCCGAAGGTGCTCTTTTTATCAAAATTCCAAAGGGACAACTTGAAGGAGGTAAAAACAAGATTGTAGTTGGAGTATATTCAGAAGGTAAGCTGGTCACTAAGGTCAAGACGACTTTTTTTGGTCCAATAAAGTGA